A stretch of the Janthinobacterium sp. B9-8 genome encodes the following:
- a CDS encoding YdgA family protein, with translation MNKTKLVLAIAALAGAGFAGATWYTGTTLDNKVMQAGDALKDYKMIKVVKRDFKKGFWASTEEVTYQLGCEDGGEASPLRGATGQITLINTIQHNPFGMEINTKLVYSDKTKAELAKVFKGKEPLEINTKVSLSGDLQTRISSPEFTIDDEKGKVNWKGFNSLIKYDKTASYIDFDVSLPGVIARENASATQFNIGSVSYKGSYKNAVEGIYAGAESLKIDGFGMTGKKEEKEMQVSMGQLLMNSESKFSNGLLNFSGKGTADKITFNSKEIGKFEMNLDVNQLDPKALKGLNDLTWKKGILQCNFDNKDHAKAIQALLMDVLKKNPSLKQNIKLHTPEGESVVAIDLASKDLKPEDLANPGLLINKINAMLALQLPNAFAERMIRESAEEEAIEPTLAMFQSSVQLGVDEGKIESDGKLLKTKIQLKDGKIVLNGKTVELSELLGIQ, from the coding sequence ATGAATAAAACTAAATTAGTGCTGGCGATTGCTGCTTTGGCAGGAGCTGGTTTTGCAGGTGCAACGTGGTACACAGGCACAACTTTAGATAATAAAGTGATGCAGGCAGGTGATGCGTTAAAAGACTACAAAATGATCAAGGTAGTGAAGCGTGATTTTAAAAAGGGGTTTTGGGCTTCAACAGAAGAAGTCACTTACCAATTGGGCTGCGAGGATGGAGGTGAGGCCTCGCCTTTGCGCGGCGCAACAGGGCAAATCACTTTAATTAATACCATTCAGCACAACCCGTTTGGCATGGAAATCAATACCAAGCTGGTTTATAGCGATAAAACAAAAGCAGAGCTTGCCAAGGTATTTAAAGGCAAAGAGCCTTTGGAAATTAATACCAAGGTCAGTTTATCCGGTGATTTGCAAACCCGTATTTCTAGCCCTGAATTTACCATTGATGATGAAAAAGGGAAGGTAAACTGGAAAGGGTTTAATTCTCTGATTAAATACGATAAAACGGCTAGTTATATTGATTTTGATGTGTCTTTACCCGGTGTAATTGCAAGGGAAAACGCCAGTGCCACCCAATTTAATATTGGCTCGGTGTCTTATAAGGGAAGCTATAAAAATGCGGTTGAGGGTATTTATGCAGGTGCTGAATCATTAAAAATTGATGGTTTTGGTATGACAGGCAAGAAAGAAGAAAAAGAGATGCAAGTGTCGATGGGCCAGTTGCTGATGAATAGCGAATCTAAATTTAGCAACGGCCTGCTTAATTTCTCTGGTAAAGGCACGGCAGATAAAATCACATTCAATTCAAAAGAAATTGGCAAGTTTGAAATGAACCTGGATGTGAATCAGCTTGATCCTAAGGCGCTTAAAGGGCTTAATGATCTGACATGGAAAAAAGGCATTTTGCAGTGTAATTTTGATAATAAAGATCACGCAAAGGCAATACAAGCCTTACTGATGGATGTTTTGAAAAAGAACCCTTCGCTAAAGCAAAATATTAAATTGCATACGCCAGAAGGCGAAAGTGTTGTGGCGATTGATTTAGCCAGCAAAGACTTAAAGCCGGAAGATTTAGCCAACCCCGGCCTGCTGATTAATAAGATCAATGCCATGCTGGCCTTGCAATTGCCCAATGCTTTTGCCGAAAGAATGATCCGTGAATCTGCCGAAGAAGAAGCGATTGAGCCAACTCTGGCTATGTTTCAATCATCCGTACAGCTTGGTGTAGATGAAGGAAAGATTGAAAGCGATGGCAAACTACTTAAAACTAAAATTCAATTAAAAGACGGTAAAATCGTTTTGAATGGAAAAACGGTTGAATTGTCTGAGTTACTTGGTATTCAGTAA
- a CDS encoding YcfL family protein → MKKYLARSVLLAAVLGFSAIAQAAPISLSDRIEQLGEMKYIKLTGGRTAQRNGLLAVQLEMQNQDKGDQQLYYRFRWFDDAGFVVGGEEVWKPLKFIGLQKQIIDTIAPVPNAVDFKMEVNSPENTGALPAAK, encoded by the coding sequence ATGAAAAAGTATCTTGCCCGTAGCGTTTTACTGGCGGCCGTTTTAGGATTCTCAGCCATAGCCCAAGCGGCCCCGATTTCTTTGTCTGATCGAATCGAACAGCTGGGTGAAATGAAATATATCAAGCTGACTGGCGGGCGCACTGCGCAACGCAATGGCCTATTGGCGGTGCAGCTTGAAATGCAAAACCAAGATAAGGGCGATCAACAACTTTATTATCGTTTTCGCTGGTTTGATGATGCAGGCTTTGTGGTGGGGGGCGAAGAAGTCTGGAAGCCGCTTAAGTTTATTGGTCTGCAAAAGCAAATTATTGACACCATCGCACCCGTACCTAATGCCGTGGATTTCAAAATGGAAGTTAATAGCCCGGAAAACACAGGTGCACTACCTGCTGCCAAGTAA
- a CDS encoding hemolysin family protein, with protein MMNGLLIIFILILISAFFSVSEIALAAARKHKLQQMSEDGDKRADLVLALQERPGDFFTVVQVGVNAVAILGGILGEPTFSPVFKALFIQLDVHVETAETLGFLMSFTLVTGLFIQFADLIPKRIGMAVPETTAVKVVAPILFCIFLMRPLVFIFDGIANMLFNAFNLPAVRRDEITTDDIVAMADAGAMAGTVRRKEHNLIENVFELETRTVTSVMTARESVIFFSLNEAEETIRARMLADPHSKFLLCENSIDSVFAYIDAKDILQLVLKGGEINLLEGLKQYGNRKLLTIPDTLSLSEVLEQFKEAREDFAVILNEYALVVGIITLNDVTIQLMGSMVDPGADQIVQRDESSWLVDGVTPIEDVKKALNIDELKDEENYETIAGFMMYMLKRIPKKAELLIFGDYKFEVVDIDNFRIDQLLVTRITPQKKADSE; from the coding sequence ATGATGAATGGCTTACTTATTATTTTTATTCTTATTTTAATCAGTGCATTTTTCTCAGTATCAGAAATTGCGCTTGCCGCAGCGCGTAAACACAAACTGCAGCAAATGAGCGAAGACGGCGATAAACGTGCCGATCTGGTGCTCGCTTTGCAAGAGAGGCCGGGAGATTTCTTTACCGTAGTGCAAGTTGGCGTAAACGCTGTTGCTATTTTGGGCGGTATCTTAGGTGAGCCTACTTTCTCACCCGTTTTTAAAGCATTATTTATTCAGCTTGATGTGCACGTAGAAACAGCAGAAACGCTGGGTTTTCTGATGTCGTTCACCTTGGTCACAGGCTTATTTATTCAGTTTGCCGATTTAATTCCTAAAAGAATTGGTATGGCCGTACCCGAAACAACCGCTGTTAAGGTCGTTGCCCCCATTCTGTTTTGTATCTTTTTAATGCGCCCCTTGGTATTTATTTTTGATGGCATTGCCAATATGCTTTTTAACGCCTTCAATCTACCCGCAGTGCGCCGGGATGAAATTACCACTGATGATATTGTGGCGATGGCCGACGCAGGTGCAATGGCAGGCACGGTGCGCCGCAAAGAACACAATCTGATTGAAAACGTCTTTGAATTAGAAACGCGCACCGTCACATCCGTCATGACTGCACGTGAAAGCGTGATTTTCTTTTCGCTCAATGAAGCCGAAGAAACCATACGCGCCAGAATGCTGGCCGACCCGCATTCTAAATTTTTATTATGTGAAAATAGCATCGATAGCGTATTTGCCTATATCGACGCTAAAGATATTTTGCAATTAGTGCTTAAAGGCGGTGAAATTAATTTGCTGGAAGGCTTAAAGCAATACGGCAATCGAAAATTGCTTACTATTCCAGATACACTTTCTTTATCTGAAGTACTAGAACAATTTAAAGAAGCGCGTGAAGACTTTGCCGTTATCCTGAATGAATATGCCTTAGTGGTTGGGATTATTACGCTGAATGATGTAACCATTCAACTCATGGGCAGTATGGTTGATCCCGGTGCCGATCAGATTGTCCAGCGTGATGAAAGCTCATGGCTAGTCGATGGCGTAACCCCGATTGAAGACGTAAAAAAAGCACTCAATATCGATGAATTAAAAGATGAAGAGAATTACGAAACCATTGCTGGCTTTATGATGTATATGCTCAAACGTATTCCCAAAAAAGCCGAGCTATTGATTTTTGGTGATTATAAATTTGAAGTGGTCGATATTGATAATTTCCGGATTGACCAACTACTGGTAACCAGAATTACGCCTCAGAAAAAAGCAGATAGTGAGTAA
- the aceA gene encoding isocitrate lyase: MSTKDLKIAAIQQDWDTNPRWKGITRPYTAADVERLRGNVQVEHTLARRGAEKLWSLVNETPYVHALGALTGNQAMQQIKAGLKAIYLSGWQVAADANIAGEMYPDQSLYPANSVPLVVRRINNALTRADQINHAEGDDSIDFFAPIVADAEAGFGGVLNAHELMKSMIEAGAAGVHFEDQLASVKKCGHMGGKVLVPTREAVEKLVAARFAADIMGVPTLIVARTDAEAADLLTSDVDANDQPFCTGERTPEGFYKTTPGLEQAISRGLAYAPYADLVWCETGKPDLEYARKFATAIHAQFPGKLLAYNCSPSFNWKKNLDDATIATFQAELGKMGYKFQFITLAGFHALNYGMFNLAHGYARRGMSAFVELQEAEFAAADRGFTAVKHQREVGTGYFDAVTQVIQQGQSSTTALKGSTEEEQFH, encoded by the coding sequence ATGAGTACAAAGGATCTAAAAATCGCCGCTATCCAGCAAGACTGGGACACTAATCCACGCTGGAAAGGCATTACCCGCCCTTATACCGCTGCAGACGTTGAACGCCTGCGTGGCAATGTGCAAGTCGAACACACACTAGCCCGCCGTGGCGCAGAAAAGCTGTGGTCCTTAGTCAACGAAACCCCCTATGTGCATGCTTTAGGCGCCTTAACTGGCAACCAGGCCATGCAACAAATTAAAGCTGGTCTGAAAGCCATCTACCTTTCAGGCTGGCAAGTCGCTGCCGACGCAAACATCGCCGGTGAAATGTATCCAGACCAATCGCTTTACCCAGCGAACTCGGTTCCACTCGTTGTACGCCGCATCAATAATGCGCTGACCCGTGCCGACCAAATCAATCACGCCGAAGGCGACGACAGCATCGATTTCTTTGCGCCCATCGTAGCCGATGCAGAAGCTGGCTTTGGTGGCGTACTGAACGCACACGAGCTAATGAAATCCATGATCGAAGCAGGCGCTGCCGGTGTTCACTTTGAAGACCAGCTAGCCTCAGTTAAAAAATGCGGCCATATGGGCGGCAAAGTATTAGTGCCAACGCGCGAAGCGGTAGAAAAACTGGTTGCAGCGCGTTTTGCTGCCGACATCATGGGCGTGCCAACACTGATCGTAGCGCGCACCGATGCCGAAGCGGCTGATTTGCTGACTTCCGATGTAGACGCCAATGATCAACCCTTTTGCACAGGCGAGCGCACACCGGAAGGCTTCTATAAAACGACGCCGGGTCTGGAGCAAGCGATTAGCCGTGGCCTTGCCTATGCGCCTTATGCTGATTTGGTATGGTGTGAAACCGGCAAGCCGGATCTGGAATACGCACGTAAATTTGCGACCGCCATTCACGCTCAGTTCCCGGGCAAATTGCTAGCTTATAACTGCTCACCATCGTTTAACTGGAAGAAAAATCTGGACGACGCCACCATCGCGACGTTCCAAGCCGAGCTTGGCAAGATGGGCTACAAATTCCAGTTCATCACCCTGGCAGGTTTCCATGCGCTGAACTACGGCATGTTTAATCTTGCCCACGGCTACGCCCGCCGCGGCATGAGTGCCTTTGTTGAGCTGCAGGAAGCCGAATTCGCCGCCGCTGACCGTGGCTTTACCGCGGTGAAACATCAGCGTGAAGTGGGCACAGGCTACTTTGATGCGGTCACGCAAGTGATCCAGCAAGGCCAGTCTTCGACCACCGCGCTGAAAGGCTCGACCGAAGAAGAACAGTTCCACTAA
- the lpoB gene encoding penicillin-binding protein activator LpoB: MKTTKQALKLSAVLAAVLLATGCASSSSPTVGGGDVVYGDSKAVETVTNEFGSTDLQMISEAMARSLMQHPSMAGRPLIVVAEVKNKTTEYIDTRNITNSMKTQLMKSGAKFVTDSSTLDAQVEEIRRQTESGLYKNKVKVGQMKGAKYLLTGEITSIVKKNDSTKDVFYKFTLILKNIEEGVDEWQDEKEIRKTSKR, from the coding sequence ATGAAAACGACGAAACAAGCATTAAAGCTGAGCGCGGTATTAGCAGCGGTATTACTGGCTACAGGCTGCGCTTCCAGCTCATCGCCTACGGTCGGTGGCGGCGATGTGGTTTATGGCGATAGTAAGGCAGTAGAAACGGTAACGAATGAATTTGGTTCTACCGATTTGCAAATGATTTCCGAAGCGATGGCGCGTTCTTTAATGCAGCATCCGTCAATGGCAGGCCGCCCTTTGATTGTGGTGGCCGAAGTTAAAAACAAAACCACTGAATATATCGATACCCGCAATATCACCAACAGCATGAAAACGCAGCTGATGAAAAGCGGCGCGAAGTTTGTAACCGATAGCAGCACATTAGATGCTCAGGTTGAAGAAATCCGCCGTCAAACTGAAAGTGGTTTATATAAAAACAAAGTAAAAGTCGGGCAAATGAAGGGCGCTAAATACCTGCTGACTGGCGAAATTACCTCCATTGTTAAAAAGAACGACAGTACCAAAGATGTATTTTATAAATTCACGCTGATCTTGAAGAATATCGAAGAAGGTGTGGATGAGTGGCAGGATGAAAAAGAGATTCGCAAAACATCTAAGCGTTAA
- the aceB gene encoding malate synthase A: protein MTTTLAGIRVLGHISPAFAPILTPDALAFLAELHRSFEPRRRELMAARIERQARLDAGEVPDFLPDTQHIRDGNWSISALPADLLDRRTEITGPVERKMMINALNSGAKSFMADFEDSNTPTWENQVEGQINVKDAYRKELSFTSPEGKQYTLNSEISTLILRPRGWHLMEKHIEVDGEIMAGSLFDFGLAVFHNLKYRLSQGTSCYFYLPKMESHLEARLWNDVFTWAEAELTAPHGCIKGTVLIETILAAFEMDEILYELREHSAGLNAGRWDYIFSCIKKFRTNTDFCLANRSLITMTVPFMRAYSLLLIKTCHHRNAPAMGGMSAVIPIKNDEAANEKAMQQVRADKERDAADGYDGGWVAHPGLVAIAQAAWDPILGDKPNQINKQRPDVSVAGKDLLNFQPEAPITEAGLRGNISVGVQYLAAWISGLGCVPIHNLMEDAATAEISRSQIWQWIRSPKGVLDDGRKVSKDLFRQWLPEEVAKIHTTGRFSSTLDEAAVMFDELTTSEEFVEFLTLPGYDRLK from the coding sequence ATGACAACCACGCTTGCAGGTATTCGAGTTCTCGGCCATATCAGCCCTGCTTTTGCCCCTATTCTTACCCCCGATGCATTGGCTTTTTTAGCCGAACTGCATCGCAGCTTTGAGCCGCGCCGCCGTGAACTGATGGCCGCCCGTATCGAACGCCAAGCCAGACTAGACGCGGGCGAAGTGCCCGATTTTCTGCCCGACACCCAACATATCCGCGATGGCAACTGGAGCATCTCTGCCCTGCCCGCCGATTTGCTCGATCGTCGCACCGAAATCACTGGCCCCGTTGAGCGCAAGATGATGATTAATGCGCTTAATTCCGGCGCTAAATCGTTTATGGCCGATTTTGAAGATTCCAATACGCCCACTTGGGAAAACCAAGTTGAAGGCCAGATCAATGTAAAAGACGCCTATCGTAAAGAGCTGTCTTTTACCTCCCCAGAAGGCAAGCAATACACATTAAATAGTGAAATTTCCACGCTGATTCTGCGCCCGCGTGGCTGGCATTTGATGGAAAAACACATTGAAGTTGACGGCGAAATCATGGCGGGCTCCTTGTTTGATTTTGGCCTTGCCGTATTTCACAATCTGAAATACCGCCTTAGCCAAGGCACATCGTGTTATTTCTATCTGCCGAAAATGGAATCGCATTTAGAAGCCCGTCTCTGGAACGATGTCTTTACTTGGGCCGAAGCCGAGCTGACCGCGCCGCACGGCTGCATCAAGGGCACGGTACTGATCGAAACCATTTTGGCCGCTTTTGAAATGGACGAAATCCTCTACGAGCTGCGCGAACACTCCGCAGGCCTGAATGCCGGTCGCTGGGATTACATCTTTAGCTGCATTAAGAAATTCCGCACCAACACCGACTTCTGCCTTGCCAATCGCAGCTTAATTACCATGACCGTGCCGTTTATGCGCGCTTATTCCCTGCTGCTGATTAAAACCTGCCACCACCGCAATGCACCTGCGATGGGTGGCATGAGCGCCGTGATTCCCATCAAAAATGATGAGGCGGCTAATGAAAAAGCCATGCAGCAGGTCCGCGCAGATAAAGAACGCGATGCGGCAGATGGCTACGATGGCGGTTGGGTGGCTCACCCCGGCTTAGTTGCCATCGCACAAGCCGCTTGGGACCCCATTCTTGGCGACAAGCCCAATCAAATTAACAAGCAACGCCCGGATGTCAGCGTGGCAGGCAAGGATCTGCTGAATTTCCAACCTGAAGCGCCGATTACCGAGGCCGGTTTACGTGGCAATATCAGCGTGGGCGTGCAATATTTAGCCGCGTGGATTTCTGGCTTAGGCTGCGTACCGATTCATAATCTAATGGAAGACGCCGCCACCGCCGAAATCAGCCGCTCGCAAATCTGGCAATGGATCAGATCCCCCAAAGGCGTGCTGGACGATGGCCGTAAAGTCAGCAAAGATCTATTCCGCCAGTGGTTGCCAGAGGAAGTCGCCAAGATCCACACCACCGGCCGCTTTAGTAGCACGCTAGATGAAGCCGCAGTCATGTTTGACGAGCTCACCACCAGCGAAGAATTTGTCGAATTCCTGACCTTGCCGGGCTACGATCGTTTGAAATAA
- the ribB gene encoding 3,4-dihydroxy-2-butanone-4-phosphate synthase, with translation MFAEVLNPTLAPFATRFKQALADMRQGRPVLLMDDFDRENEADLIVAAEKITDRSMAQMIRDGSGIVCLCLTDEALQHLQLPPMVTDNQSRFSTAFTVSIEARQGVSTGVSAADRVTTIKAAIASGAKPGDLASPGHVFPLRATAGGVLARRGHTEGSVDLAVLAGLQPAAVLCELMNPDGTMARGDDITAYAIEHGLQVLSIAELVEYRLQQAG, from the coding sequence ATGTTTGCTGAAGTTTTAAATCCTACCCTTGCCCCTTTTGCTACCCGATTTAAGCAGGCACTGGCCGATATGCGCCAGGGTCGTCCTGTTTTATTGATGGATGATTTCGATCGCGAAAACGAAGCCGATTTAATCGTGGCAGCAGAAAAAATCACCGATCGAAGCATGGCGCAAATGATTCGCGATGGCAGCGGCATTGTTTGCCTCTGCCTGACCGACGAAGCCCTGCAGCACTTACAGCTGCCACCAATGGTGACAGACAATCAAAGTCGTTTTAGCACCGCCTTTACCGTGTCGATTGAAGCACGGCAAGGGGTAAGCACCGGCGTATCCGCTGCCGATCGGGTAACGACGATTAAGGCCGCTATTGCCAGCGGTGCTAAGCCTGGCGATTTAGCCAGCCCCGGCCATGTATTTCCGCTGCGCGCTACGGCTGGCGGGGTACTGGCGCGCCGAGGGCACACTGAGGGATCGGTTGATCTGGCTGTGTTGGCAGGATTACAGCCCGCTGCAGTGCTGTGCGAGCTTATGAATCCTGATGGCACGATGGCACGTGGTGATGATATTACGGCATACGCCATCGAGCATGGTTTGCAAGTACTCAGTATTGCCGAACTGGTGGAATACAGATTGCAGCAAGCGGGCTAA
- the dnaK gene encoding molecular chaperone DnaK — protein MAKMIGIDLGTTNSCVAVFENGQPKVIENAEGTRTTPSIIAYQEDGEILVGAPAKRQAVTNPKNTLYAVKRLIGRKFEDKEVQKDIDLMPFSIVKADNGDAWISVRDKKMAPPQISAEVLRKMKKTAEDYLGEEVTEAVVTVPAYFNDAQRQATKDAGRIAGLDVKRIINEPTAAALAFGMDKKEKGDSKIAVYDLGGGTFDVSIIEIADVDGDKQFEVLATNGDTFLGGEDFDQRIIDFIIDEFKKDTGINLKQDVMALQRLKEAAEKAKIELSSTTTTEINLPYVTMDATGPKHLTLKITRAKYESLVEDLVARTIEPCRIALQDAGLKITDIDDIILVGGQTRMPMVQDKVKEFFGKEARRDVNPDEAVAVGAALQGSVLSGDRTDVLLLDVTPLSLGIETMGGILTKLIKKNTTIPTKASQVFSTAEDNQTAVTIHVLQGEREKASANKSLGQFNLGDIPAAPRGVPQVEVTFDIDANGILHVGAKDKASGKEARITIQASSGLSEAEIEAMVRDAEMNAEEDKKLSELVGARNQADGMVHSVKKSLAEFGDKIGADEKAKIEAAMAEVELVLKDHSDDKEKIEAATATLTEASHKLAEQMYAQQPEGAAAGAAAGAASDADAKKDDGNVVDAEFTEVKDK, from the coding sequence ATGGCAAAGATGATTGGTATTGACTTAGGTACAACAAATTCTTGCGTGGCCGTATTTGAAAACGGTCAGCCTAAAGTAATCGAAAACGCAGAAGGTACACGTACAACGCCTTCCATTATTGCTTACCAGGAAGACGGTGAGATTCTGGTGGGTGCGCCGGCTAAGCGTCAGGCTGTAACAAACCCAAAAAACACTTTGTACGCGGTCAAGCGTTTGATTGGCCGCAAGTTTGAAGATAAAGAAGTACAAAAAGACATCGACCTGATGCCTTTCTCCATCGTTAAAGCCGACAACGGCGACGCATGGATCTCGGTTCGCGACAAAAAAATGGCGCCACCGCAAATCTCCGCAGAAGTACTGCGCAAAATGAAAAAAACCGCTGAAGATTACCTCGGCGAAGAAGTAACAGAAGCAGTTGTAACTGTTCCAGCTTACTTTAACGACGCACAACGCCAAGCCACTAAAGATGCTGGCCGTATTGCTGGCCTCGATGTAAAACGTATCATCAATGAGCCAACAGCAGCTGCACTGGCTTTTGGTATGGATAAGAAAGAAAAAGGCGATAGCAAGATTGCCGTGTATGACTTGGGTGGCGGTACATTCGACGTTTCGATTATTGAAATTGCCGATGTGGATGGCGACAAGCAGTTTGAAGTGTTGGCTACCAATGGCGATACATTCTTGGGCGGTGAAGACTTCGACCAACGCATCATCGATTTCATCATTGATGAATTCAAGAAAGACACGGGTATCAACCTGAAGCAAGACGTGATGGCACTGCAACGCCTGAAAGAAGCAGCAGAAAAAGCCAAGATTGAGTTGTCTTCTACCACCACAACAGAAATCAATCTGCCTTACGTGACGATGGATGCGACTGGTCCTAAGCATTTAACACTGAAAATCACCCGCGCTAAGTATGAAAGCTTGGTTGAAGATTTAGTGGCTCGCACGATTGAGCCTTGCCGTATTGCTCTGCAAGACGCTGGCCTGAAAATTACTGATATCGATGACATCATCTTGGTTGGCGGTCAGACCCGTATGCCAATGGTGCAAGATAAAGTTAAAGAATTCTTCGGCAAAGAAGCACGCCGCGATGTAAACCCAGATGAAGCGGTTGCTGTTGGCGCTGCCTTGCAAGGTTCGGTATTGTCCGGGGATCGTACTGATGTATTGCTGCTGGATGTAACCCCGTTGTCCCTAGGTATTGAAACCATGGGTGGCATCTTGACTAAGCTGATCAAGAAAAACACCACGATTCCTACAAAGGCATCGCAAGTATTCTCGACAGCAGAAGATAACCAAACAGCCGTAACCATCCACGTGCTGCAAGGTGAGCGCGAAAAAGCGTCAGCGAATAAGAGCCTTGGCCAGTTTAACCTAGGCGATATTCCAGCTGCTCCACGTGGTGTGCCACAAGTTGAAGTTACTTTTGATATCGATGCTAACGGTATCTTGCACGTTGGCGCTAAAGACAAGGCCAGCGGTAAAGAAGCACGTATCACGATTCAAGCTTCTAGCGGTTTGTCCGAAGCTGAAATCGAAGCAATGGTTCGCGATGCAGAAATGAATGCTGAAGAAGACAAGAAATTGTCTGAACTGGTTGGTGCACGTAACCAAGCTGACGGTATGGTTCACTCGGTGAAAAAATCACTGGCTGAATTTGGCGACAAGATCGGCGCAGACGAAAAAGCCAAGATCGAAGCGGCTATGGCCGAAGTTGAGCTGGTATTGAAAGACCATAGCGATGATAAAGAAAAAATCGAAGCGGCAACAGCAACCCTAACCGAAGCATCACACAAGTTAGCTGAGCAAATGTACGCACAACAACCGGAAGGTGCTGCAGCAGGCGCGGCCGCAGGTGCTGCAAGTGACGCCGATGCTAAGAAAGATGATGGCAATGTGGTTGATGCTGAATTCACCGAAGTAAAAGATAAATAA
- the grpE gene encoding nucleotide exchange factor GrpE, whose product MSNENVQEQTNLDAGVEAIVEGTENTLEAQLTAATADIEKARQDVLYAKAEAENNRRRSLEEVDKARKFAVEKFAIELLAVKDSLEMALADQTGEVDALKNGVELTLKQLVAAFEKSQLIEINPIGDKLDPHKHQAISMVPSDAEANTVVQVMQKGYELAGRVIRPAMVMVAAAK is encoded by the coding sequence ATGAGTAATGAAAACGTACAAGAGCAGACCAATTTAGATGCTGGCGTCGAGGCGATCGTTGAAGGCACAGAAAATACGCTGGAAGCGCAATTGACCGCTGCTACTGCAGATATTGAAAAAGCCCGTCAAGACGTGCTCTATGCCAAGGCCGAGGCCGAAAATAATCGCCGCCGCTCTCTTGAAGAAGTCGACAAAGCCCGCAAATTTGCGGTTGAGAAATTTGCGATTGAGCTGTTGGCAGTAAAAGATTCGCTCGAAATGGCGCTGGCTGATCAGACTGGTGAAGTAGACGCGTTGAAAAACGGCGTCGAACTCACTTTAAAACAGTTGGTAGCGGCATTTGAAAAATCGCAGCTGATTGAAATCAATCCGATAGGCGATAAGCTGGATCCGCATAAGCACCAGGCTATTTCTATGGTGCCAAGTGATGCAGAAGCCAATACCGTCGTGCAAGTGATGCAAAAAGGCTACGAGCTGGCTGGCCGCGTGATTCGTCCGGCGATGGTGATGGTTGCAGCAGCGAAGTAA